In Nitrospirota bacterium, a single genomic region encodes these proteins:
- a CDS encoding HIT domain-containing protein has product MKYILSSKKTVGCILCEEAKKNDDRRNYILYRGKHSFVIMNLYPYNNGHLLIVPFTHESEVDRLPEAELTDLIKTTQASVNILKQAMHPDGFNIGINIGKSAGAGIPEHLHVQIVPRWTGDSSFITVFDETRVMPELLDGTYDRLRPYFEKLKD; this is encoded by the coding sequence ATGAAATATATTCTCAGTTCTAAAAAAACAGTTGGGTGCATTCTCTGCGAGGAAGCGAAAAAGAATGACGATCGCAGGAACTATATCCTGTATCGCGGAAAGCATTCCTTTGTGATCATGAACCTCTATCCCTATAACAACGGCCACCTGCTTATCGTTCCTTTTACCCATGAGTCCGAGGTTGACCGATTGCCCGAGGCGGAACTCACTGATCTGATAAAGACAACGCAGGCATCGGTGAATATCCTGAAGCAGGCCATGCATCCCGATGGATTCAATATCGGCATCAATATCGGAAAATCCGCCGGTGCCGGAATTCCCGAACATCTCCACGTACAGATCGTTCCGCGCTGGACTGGCGATTCCAGCTTTATCACGGTTTTTGACGAAACGCGCGTGATGCCGGAGCTGCTCGACGGAACGTATGACAGGCTGCGACCGTATTTTGAAAAGCTAAAAGACTGA
- the tsaE gene encoding tRNA (adenosine(37)-N6)-threonylcarbamoyltransferase complex ATPase subunit type 1 TsaE: MFSVITSSPEQTWEIGRLLGKLLDAGDTVCLYGDLGAGKTNLAYGIARGLDVREQYITSPTFTFVNEYQGRVPLYHIDLYRLKGPDELENIGFDEYIESDGVTVIEWAERAEDELPEVSLGVYLTAVDEKSREFGFLAEGERYEKLVAELKQELDRIKPLTG, from the coding sequence ATGTTCAGCGTGATCACGTCAAGCCCCGAGCAGACCTGGGAGATCGGACGGCTGCTCGGAAAATTGCTTGACGCAGGCGATACCGTCTGTTTATACGGCGATCTCGGCGCCGGCAAGACAAATTTAGCCTACGGCATCGCCCGGGGATTAGACGTACGGGAGCAGTACATCACGAGCCCGACCTTCACCTTCGTGAATGAGTACCAGGGACGCGTACCGCTCTATCACATCGATCTTTACCGCCTCAAAGGACCTGATGAACTGGAGAACATCGGGTTCGACGAATACATTGAATCCGATGGTGTGACCGTGATAGAATGGGCCGAACGGGCCGAGGATGAATTGCCCGAGGTGAGCTTGGGCGTCTACCTTACCGCCGTTGATGAAAAGAGCCGCGAGTTCGGATTTCTCGCGGAAGGGGAACGGTACGAGAAGCTGGTGGCGGAATTGAAGCAGGAACTGGATCGAATAAAACCGCTGACCGGATAA
- a CDS encoding NAD(+)/NADH kinase: MKKIGIIAKNIPAAQKASRKLASWLEARGKKVFIDSETAAAINRRGYEPDEIPALVEMIIVLGGDGTLLSAARLVADAHADVPIFGVNLGSLGFMAEVSLEELYGNLEKAIAGKLGTEDRIMLTASVLRKGKRIAQYRVLNDAVINKGALARMMELRVSVNDGHLTTLRADGLIVATPTGSTAYSLSAGGPIVHPTIHCFVLTPICPHTLSNRPIALPDSVVVTVCLTSPSEDVSLTLDGQIGFPLEPNDVVAIKKSRFRMKLIKHPTKSYYEILRTKLKWGN; the protein is encoded by the coding sequence ATGAAGAAGATCGGCATCATTGCCAAGAATATTCCCGCAGCGCAGAAGGCTTCCCGGAAGCTGGCCTCATGGCTTGAGGCGCGGGGTAAAAAGGTCTTCATCGACAGCGAGACCGCGGCGGCCATCAACAGGCGGGGTTACGAACCGGATGAGATCCCGGCGCTCGTTGAAATGATCATCGTGCTCGGGGGTGACGGTACGCTTCTGTCCGCAGCGCGGCTTGTCGCCGATGCCCATGCCGATGTTCCGATCTTTGGCGTCAATCTTGGCAGCCTGGGTTTCATGGCGGAGGTATCTCTCGAGGAGCTCTATGGCAATCTGGAGAAGGCCATTGCCGGAAAGCTCGGGACCGAGGACCGGATAATGCTGACCGCGAGCGTGCTCCGTAAGGGAAAGCGCATTGCGCAGTACCGCGTGCTGAACGACGCGGTAATCAACAAGGGCGCGCTTGCGCGCATGATGGAACTCAGGGTATCGGTGAACGACGGGCATTTGACGACGCTCAGGGCGGACGGATTGATCGTGGCGACGCCCACGGGTTCCACCGCATACTCTCTCTCCGCCGGCGGGCCGATCGTTCATCCTACGATCCACTGTTTTGTGCTCACTCCCATCTGTCCGCATACCTTGTCGAACCGGCCTATCGCGTTGCCCGATTCCGTCGTCGTCACGGTATGTCTCACCTCGCCGAGCGAGGATGTTTCACTCACGCTTGATGGACAGATCGGGTTTCCCCTTGAGCCGAACGATGTTGTGGCGATCAAAAAATCCCGGTTCAGGATGAAACTGATCAAACACCCTACAAAGAGCTATTATGAGATTCTCAGAACGAAGTTGAAATGGGGGAATTAG
- a CDS encoding uracil-DNA glycosylase — protein MDDIQREFLDIVSQVKAHLEYRRALGMSFVEMASSGDSRSAAPVASKADPVKTVSSLVEKPFVSQSSGLAAVREELGDCTRCKLHKGRKNLVFGEGDPNAALVFVGEGPGQEEDLQGRPFVGAAGQLLTDIIVKGMQLKREDVYICNIVKCRPPGNRNPEPDEIEACEPFLIKQLQAINPQVIIGLGNVAVKTLLKTKEGITSLRGNWKTYQGIPLMPTFHPAYLLRTPSDKRLVWDDIKKVMAEMGKNK, from the coding sequence ATGGATGATATTCAGCGGGAATTTCTGGATATTGTATCACAGGTCAAGGCGCATCTGGAGTATCGAAGGGCGCTGGGGATGAGCTTCGTTGAGATGGCGTCATCAGGAGATTCCCGGTCAGCAGCACCCGTTGCTTCAAAGGCGGATCCTGTAAAAACAGTATCCTCATTGGTAGAAAAACCTTTTGTATCACAATCAAGTGGACTTGCCGCCGTCCGCGAAGAGCTTGGTGATTGTACCCGCTGTAAACTGCACAAGGGCCGGAAGAACCTCGTCTTCGGAGAGGGCGACCCGAACGCCGCGCTCGTATTTGTGGGCGAGGGACCCGGGCAGGAAGAAGACCTGCAAGGGAGGCCCTTTGTCGGAGCTGCCGGACAACTGCTGACGGACATCATTGTCAAGGGCATGCAGTTGAAGCGCGAGGATGTCTACATCTGCAATATCGTGAAATGCAGGCCGCCGGGCAACCGGAACCCCGAGCCGGATGAGATCGAAGCCTGCGAACCGTTCCTCATCAAACAGCTTCAGGCGATTAACCCGCAGGTCATCATCGGACTGGGCAATGTCGCCGTTAAAACCCTGCTCAAGACAAAAGAGGGGATCACCTCGTTGCGCGGCAACTGGAAAACCTATCAGGGTATCCCGCTCATGCCCACGTTCCACCCGGCATACCTGCTCAGAACTCCATCGGACAAAAGGCTTGTCTGGGATGATATTAAGAAAGTTATGGCGGAGATGGGAAAAAACAAGTGA
- a CDS encoding diguanylate cyclase gives MPAMKEKNFYRTFIISTGLVIALVLSGIFLDMVIRTRQLMNEENIIQARVVFNTLVLTRTWNANYGGVYVEKKKGVESNPYLINPDIKTVDGRVFTLRNPAFMTRELSEYAENEGMFKFHITSLKLMNPHNEPDEFEKKALLQFESGAVKEVSGTELVNNRTYFRYMAPLYIKNDCLQCHKHQNYAVGDVRGGISITFDIEDRQRKIRSNTITIVLFGIVTTLFLLGLIYFFMARLIKRFDQACQTIEKIAITDALTELFNRHHIMLRFEEEFEKFKRLKMNVSCILIDVDNFKAINDSYGHQIGDQVLQVISARMRDTIRAYDILGRYGGEEFLIILPDTSLEDARGLAERIRTHVKEETVNNATVTLSLGVVCVQASDRSVDDIIRRADEHLYKAKMSGRDRVSA, from the coding sequence ATGCCCGCGATGAAAGAGAAGAACTTCTACAGGACGTTCATCATTTCAACGGGCCTGGTCATCGCGCTGGTCCTGTCGGGGATATTCCTTGATATGGTCATACGGACCAGGCAACTGATGAATGAGGAGAATATCATACAAGCGCGCGTCGTCTTTAACACCCTCGTTTTGACGAGAACGTGGAATGCGAATTACGGCGGAGTCTATGTAGAGAAGAAAAAGGGTGTGGAATCCAATCCTTACCTGATAAACCCGGATATCAAGACCGTGGACGGGAGGGTATTTACCCTGCGAAATCCGGCATTCATGACCCGTGAGCTGTCGGAATATGCCGAGAACGAGGGGATGTTCAAGTTCCATATCACCAGTCTGAAGCTCATGAACCCTCATAACGAGCCCGACGAGTTTGAAAAAAAGGCGCTTCTCCAGTTCGAAAGCGGCGCAGTGAAGGAAGTTTCCGGAACTGAATTGGTCAACAACAGAACGTATTTCAGGTACATGGCGCCGCTCTATATTAAAAATGATTGTCTGCAATGTCATAAACACCAGAACTATGCCGTCGGAGACGTACGGGGAGGAATCAGCATAACCTTCGACATCGAGGACCGCCAGAGAAAGATCAGGTCCAATACCATTACCATTGTACTATTCGGCATTGTCACAACCCTGTTTCTATTGGGACTGATCTATTTTTTTATGGCACGGTTGATAAAGAGGTTTGACCAGGCGTGTCAGACGATCGAGAAGATCGCCATTACCGATGCGTTGACAGAACTGTTTAACCGGCATCATATTATGCTGCGTTTTGAGGAAGAGTTTGAAAAGTTCAAGCGGCTGAAAATGAATGTGAGCTGTATCCTGATAGACGTTGACAATTTCAAGGCCATCAACGATTCATACGGTCACCAGATTGGGGACCAGGTCCTCCAGGTCATTTCCGCCCGTATGCGTGACACGATTCGTGCCTACGACATTCTTGGCCGCTACGGGGGTGAGGAATTTTTGATCATCCTGCCGGACACCAGTCTGGAAGATGCCCGGGGTCTTGCCGAGAGGATCCGTACTCATGTCAAAGAAGAGACGGTCAACAATGCCACCGTCACCCTGAGCCTCGGGGTGGTGTGTGTCCAGGCGAGCGACCGGTCGGTGGACGATATCATCAGGAGGGCTGATGAGCATTTATATAAGGCAAAAATGAGCGGCAGAGACCGGGTTTCTGCATAG
- the rplI gene encoding 50S ribosomal protein L9, whose amino-acid sequence MQVILREDIDKLGKIGDLVKVADGYARNFLVPNKKAIEATPDNLNAMNHAKKMVSDRVRKIKKEATGEADRIRGLAVIIKAKTGEEGKLFGSVTSMDIADAAKALGVEIDKRKIVLDEPIRRLGDYTVSVKLHADILAEFKVSVVAEE is encoded by the coding sequence ATGCAGGTAATTTTACGGGAAGATATCGACAAATTGGGTAAAATAGGAGACCTCGTCAAGGTCGCCGACGGCTATGCCAGGAATTTTCTGGTGCCGAACAAGAAGGCTATCGAGGCAACGCCCGATAACCTGAATGCCATGAATCACGCGAAGAAGATGGTCTCGGACCGCGTCCGCAAGATAAAAAAAGAGGCCACGGGGGAAGCAGACCGGATCAGAGGACTTGCCGTCATCATCAAGGCCAAGACCGGTGAAGAGGGCAAACTCTTCGGTTCCGTGACTTCAATGGACATCGCTGATGCGGCGAAGGCGCTGGGCGTGGAGATCGACAAACGGAAGATCGTCCTCGATGAGCCGATCAGGCGTCTCGGCGACTATACCGTCTCCGTGAAGCTGCATGCCGACATTCTCGCGGAATTCAAGGTCTCGGTGGTCGCGGAAGAGTAG
- the mutS gene encoding DNA mismatch repair protein MutS, protein MNDLTPLMKQYREIKRRHLDAILLFRMGDFYEMFDQDAVTASKVLEITLTARNKSKGIETPLCGFPYHAAEGYIAKLIRRGFKVAICEQMEDPKLAKGIVKREVIRVVTPGTVLDSNLLDAKDNNYLASLYPQKDGFGLSFLDISTGDFFIAEVEGGDNLAELDTVLARFTPREIVLPRDHESDPGLALLLRQYTQAINACDDWTFDITTALRTLLDHFKVASLEGFGCSGMKSGISAAGAALRYIEETQKTGLANIRRIKPFLVREHMVLDASCQRNLELVKNIYDGSTKGTLLSVLDSTVTAMGGRKLREWLLNPLMSAVEIEHRLDAVAEFKNDHQLRSTIMKALGAVYDLERLISRVSLGVANARDLLALKQSFTALPRLHESLIRCNARSIYDIAQDWDGLQDIFQFIEGAINDDPPYTLREGKLIKKGYNTELDELRSISSEGKGWIAGIELRERERTGISSLKVSYNRVFGYYIEVTKTNLANVPQDFIRKQTLANAERYITPELKEYEEKVLGAEEKIIDLEYRLFQQVRETVAASTVRIQEMARRVALLDSLASLAEAAAKNNYARPMILDGDMLKIVEGRHPVIEQLSLEERFIPNDTLLDCEENQLIVLTGPNMAGKSTYMRQVALITIMAQMGGFVPAREATVGIVDRVFTRIGASDFITRGQSTFMVEMNETANILNNATDRSLIILDEIGRGTSTFDGISIAWAVAEYLHTKIRARTLFATHYHELTELALTMDRVKNYTVAIKEWNDQIIFLRRVVEGGADKSYGIQVARLAGLPEAVIQRAREVLANLEKAEFNDQGEPRLGGASKFGSGEGANGGRGEKNAKAGKAAHVEPQLGLFASEAGLIFKEISDLDLDAMTPLDAMNTLHDLKNKVRKS, encoded by the coding sequence ATGAATGACCTTACCCCCCTCATGAAACAATACCGCGAGATCAAGCGTCGGCATCTCGACGCAATCCTGCTTTTCCGCATGGGCGATTTCTACGAGATGTTCGACCAGGACGCGGTGACCGCCTCGAAGGTCCTTGAGATCACGCTTACGGCGAGGAACAAGTCAAAGGGCATCGAGACGCCGCTCTGCGGATTCCCGTATCACGCTGCGGAAGGCTATATCGCCAAGCTTATCCGGCGGGGCTTCAAGGTCGCGATTTGCGAACAGATGGAGGACCCCAAACTCGCGAAAGGCATTGTGAAGCGCGAGGTGATCCGGGTGGTGACGCCGGGAACGGTGCTTGATTCCAATCTGCTTGATGCCAAGGACAACAACTACCTCGCTTCCCTGTATCCGCAGAAGGACGGTTTCGGACTTTCCTTTCTCGATATCTCAACGGGCGATTTTTTCATTGCCGAGGTCGAGGGCGGCGATAATCTCGCCGAGCTCGATACCGTCCTTGCGCGGTTCACGCCCCGCGAGATCGTGCTGCCCAGGGACCATGAGTCTGATCCCGGCCTTGCTCTGCTGCTTCGTCAATACACGCAGGCCATCAATGCCTGCGACGACTGGACATTCGACATCACGACCGCCCTGCGAACGCTGCTCGACCACTTCAAAGTCGCCTCGCTCGAGGGTTTCGGCTGCAGCGGCATGAAGTCCGGCATTTCCGCCGCAGGCGCGGCGCTTCGATATATCGAAGAGACGCAGAAGACCGGTCTTGCGAACATACGCCGCATCAAGCCTTTTCTCGTCCGGGAGCACATGGTCCTCGACGCATCATGCCAGCGGAACCTCGAGCTCGTCAAGAACATCTACGATGGATCGACCAAAGGTACGCTGCTTTCCGTGCTCGATTCTACGGTCACGGCAATGGGCGGCAGAAAACTTCGTGAATGGCTCCTGAACCCGCTGATGAGCGCGGTGGAGATCGAGCATCGGCTCGACGCCGTGGCGGAGTTCAAGAACGACCACCAGCTTCGCTCCACCATCATGAAAGCGCTCGGCGCGGTCTATGACCTCGAACGGCTCATCAGCCGCGTCTCACTCGGCGTTGCAAATGCCCGCGACCTGCTTGCGCTTAAACAGTCGTTTACCGCGCTCCCCCGGCTCCATGAATCGCTGATCAGGTGCAATGCCCGATCGATCTATGATATTGCTCAAGACTGGGATGGCCTCCAGGACATCTTTCAGTTCATTGAGGGCGCCATAAACGATGATCCTCCCTATACCTTGCGCGAGGGGAAACTGATCAAAAAAGGATATAACACCGAGCTCGACGAGCTGCGCTCCATCAGCTCGGAAGGCAAGGGTTGGATCGCAGGTATCGAGCTGCGCGAGCGCGAACGCACCGGCATCAGCTCGCTCAAGGTAAGTTACAACCGGGTCTTCGGGTATTATATCGAAGTAACAAAGACCAACCTCGCGAATGTGCCGCAGGATTTCATCCGCAAGCAAACGCTTGCGAACGCCGAACGTTATATCACGCCGGAGCTCAAGGAATATGAGGAAAAGGTCCTCGGCGCGGAGGAAAAGATCATCGATCTGGAGTACCGGCTGTTCCAGCAGGTGCGTGAAACGGTTGCCGCCTCTACTGTCAGGATCCAGGAAATGGCGAGGCGCGTCGCATTGCTCGACAGCCTGGCCTCTCTTGCCGAGGCCGCGGCAAAGAATAATTATGCGAGGCCAATGATCCTCGACGGGGATATGCTCAAGATCGTCGAGGGCAGACATCCGGTCATTGAGCAGCTCTCGCTTGAAGAACGGTTCATTCCGAACGACACGCTCCTGGACTGCGAGGAGAACCAGCTGATCGTCCTGACCGGGCCGAACATGGCGGGCAAGTCCACCTATATGCGGCAGGTGGCGCTGATCACGATCATGGCACAGATGGGCGGGTTTGTTCCCGCGCGCGAGGCGACGGTCGGCATCGTGGACCGGGTGTTTACGCGCATCGGGGCATCGGATTTCATCACGCGCGGCCAGAGCACCTTCATGGTCGAGATGAACGAAACGGCCAACATCCTGAACAATGCCACGGACCGGAGCCTCATCATCCTCGACGAGATTGGCCGGGGCACGAGCACCTTCGACGGCATCAGTATTGCCTGGGCCGTGGCTGAATACCTTCATACGAAGATCAGGGCGCGGACCCTGTTCGCCACGCACTACCACGAACTCACAGAACTCGCTCTCACCATGGACCGGGTGAAGAACTATACCGTGGCGATCAAGGAATGGAACGACCAGATCATCTTTCTCCGGCGCGTGGTGGAAGGCGGGGCGGACAAGTCTTACGGCATCCAGGTGGCGCGCCTCGCGGGACTCCCGGAAGCGGTGATCCAGCGCGCACGGGAAGTGCTGGCAAATCTCGAAAAGGCCGAGTTCAACGACCAGGGTGAGCCCCGCCTGGGCGGGGCTTCAAAATTCGGATCAGGAGAAGGGGCGAACGGGGGACGCGGGGAGAAGAACGCAAAAGCCGGGAAAGCGGCACATGTGGAACCACAGCTCGGTCTGTTCGCAAGTGAAGCGGGCCTGATATTCAAAGAGATATCGGACCTGGATCTTGATGCCATGACGCCGCTCGATGCCATGAATACGCTGCATGATCTCAAAAACAAAGTGAGGAAGAGCTGA